The proteins below are encoded in one region of Hordeum vulgare subsp. vulgare chromosome 3H, MorexV3_pseudomolecules_assembly, whole genome shotgun sequence:
- the LOC123439352 gene encoding bidirectional sugar transporter SWEET12-like, translated as MAAVGSPLIFAVGILGNILSFLVILAPVPTFYRVYKRKSTESFQSVPYAMALLSAMLWLYYALLTKDLLLLTINTVGCVVETAYLAIYLAYAPKQAKAFTAKLVCIMNVALYGAMVCVLQLLVRDGESRVTIAGGIGSAFALAVFVAPLAIIRQVIRTKSVEFLPFWLSFFLTISAVVWFFYGLLMKDFFVATPNVLGLLFGLAQMALHLVYKNPKKKGDVSEVQLPDDDEKNQLPLHHQQQQQAGTTGHVVAPPIIDDGEQVVNGSEDDVGGNKQQSVSVMDIVLPPPEEHPTLPPLDHPAPLPPMRMAVEVV; from the exons ATGGCTGCCGTTGGGAGCCCTTTGATCTTTGCTGTGGGCATCCtag GCAACATCTTGTCGTTCCTGGTTATCCTGGCGCCGGTGCCGACGTTCTACCGTGTGTACAAGAGGAAGTCGACGGAGTCGTTCCAGTCAGTCCCCTACGCGATGGCGCTGCTGAGCGCAATGCTGTGGCTCTACTACGCGCTGCTCACAaaggacctcctcctcctcaccatcaACACCGTGGGGTGCGTCGTCGAGACCGCCTACCTCGCCATCTACCTCGCCTACGCGCCCAAGCAAGCCAAGGCCTTCACCGCCAAGCTCGTGTGCATCATGAACGTGGCGCTCTACGGGGCCATGGTCTGCGTCCTGCAGCTGCTGGTGAGGGACGGCGAGAGCCGCGTCACCATCGCCGGCGGCATCGGGTCCGCCTTCGCTCTCGCCGTCTTCGTCGCCCCTCTCGCCATCATC AGGCAAGTGATCAGGACCAAGAGCGTGGAGTTCCTGCCCTTCTGGCTGTCCTTCTTTCTCACCATCAGCGCCGTCGTCTGGTTCTTCTACGGCCTACTCATGAAAGATTTCTTCGTAGCG ACACCCAACGTGCTGGGGTTGCTGTTCGGGCTGGCCCAGATGGCGCTGCACCTGGTGTACAAGAACCCCAAGAAGAAGGGCGACGTGTCGGAGGTCCAGCTcccggacgacgacgagaagaaCCAGCTGCCACTtcatcatcagcagcagcagcaggccggCACAACGGGACACGTCGTTGCGCCGCCGATCATCGACGACGGCGAGCAGGTCGTGAACGGCAGCGAGGACGACGTAGGCGGCAACAAGCAGCAGAGCGTGTCCGTGATGGACATCGTGCTGCCACCCCCGGAGGAGCACCCTACACTGCCGCCGCTCGACCACCCTGCACCACTGCCGCCCATGAGGATGGCCGTCGAGGTGGTCTGA
- the LOC123439353 gene encoding G-type lectin S-receptor-like serine/threonine-protein kinase At2g19130 produces the protein MGAHKSACTISSPVQAMVALYILLGLLLSHAPPSSSATDALTAGQVLMVGDKLVSSNGKFAFGFFQFQPAASTIISKSTTPVSNWYLGIWFNKIPVFTTVWVANREDPIPNNPSWLNQTHFQISSDGNLVIIHQAAVIWSTHIVSNNRTQNTTTGVLLENTGNLALTSSSAQVLWQSFDYPTDVLLPTGKVGWNKVTGLNRRGISRKSTVDPGLGSYSIELETNGNGIILKRLQPSVVYRVYEPETSTILKLLPRIKKILQLDPRTQGVVVPDYVNTPQEQYYTYTSPDESSSSFLSLDISGQIKLNIWSRANQSWQTVLADPVDACTPAATCGPFTVCDGTTQAPCVCMKNFTKKSPQHWEFGDRTQGCTRNTPLYCTSDNKTTSSTDMFHPIAHVTLPYHSQSIDLATTHSKCEEACLSSCSCTAYSYDNRNCSVWHGKLLGVSLDDGIEIHSEDILYLRLAAKDLPTLPKDKRKPNVGVITAASISSFGFLMLMMLLAIWRKKLRWSSLSVYDNQGPSGIITFTYTDLARATKNFSEKIGTGGFGSVYKGVLSDSTIIAVKRLDGTRQGEKQFRAEVSTIGLIQHVNLVKLIGFCCQGDNRLLVYEHMLNGSLDSHLFQSDGVVLNWETRYQIVLGMARGLSYLHRSCRECIIHCDIKPENILLDASFFPKIADFGMATFIGRNFSRVLTTFRGTIGYLAPEWLSGIAITPKVDVYSFGMVLFEIISGRRNSAEENSGISDLVEYFPIQVIRKLHGEDMQSLVDPRLEGMFDLEKAERVCKVALWCIQDNESHRPTMSEVVHVLEGLNEIDLLPMPRLLAAITERRNGTETSV, from the coding sequence ATGGGAGCACACAAATCTGCatgcaccatctcttctccagttCAGGCCATGGTCGCCCTCTACATATTACTCGGCCTTCTCCTCTCACACGCTCctccaagctcctctgcaaccgaCGCTCTCACGGCGGGTCAAGTGCTCATGGTCGGGGATAAGCTCGTCTCAAGCAACGGCAAGTTCGCGTTCGGCTTCTTCCAGTTTCAGCCAGCAGCAAGTACCATCATTAGTAAGTCTACAACCCCCGTATCCAACTGGTACCTCGGCATATGGTTCAACAAGATACCTGTTTTTACTACCGTGTGGGTTGCCAATAGGGAGGACCCAATCCCCAATAATCCCAGCTGGCTCAACCAAACGCACTTCCAAATCTCAAGCGATGGCAATCTTGTCATCATACACCAAGCCGCTGTAATATGGTCCACTCATATTGTAAGCAATAATAGGACACAAAACACTACTACTGGTGTACTCCTGGAGAACACAGGAAATCTAGCCCTCACCTCATCATCTGCCCAAGTGTTGTGGCAGAGCTTCGACTACCCGACAGATGTTTTGCTTCCCACCGGCAAGGTTGGCTGGAACAAAGTCACCGGTTTGAATCGCCGGGGCATCTCAAGGAAGAGCACCGTTGATCCGGGGCTTGGCTCGTATAGCATAGAGCTAGAAACCAATGGCAACGGGATAATCCTCAAGCGCCTACAAccctcggtagtgtatcgggtttATGAACCCGAAACATCAACCATACTCAAACTTTTGCCAAGAATCAAGAAGATTCTACAGTTGGATCCACGGACACAAGGTGTGGTTGTCCCAGATTATGTCAATACCCCACAAGAGCAGTACTACACGTACACCTCACCAGATGAATCGTCTTCCTCATTTCTCTCACTAGACATCTCTGGACAGATCAAGCTCAATATTTGGTCACGGGCTAACCAGTCTTGGCAAACAGTACTTGCCGACCCTGTTGATGCCTGCACTCCAGCTGCAACATGTGGTCCTTTCACGGTATGCGACGGCACTACGCAAGCACCATGTGTCTGCATGAAGAACTTCACAAAGAAGTCCCCGCAACATTGGGAGTTTGGTGATCGAACACAAGGGTGCACCAGAAATACACCGCTTTATTGCACTAGTGACAATAAGACGACAAGTTCAACGGACATGTTCCACCCCATTGCTCATGTTACATTGCCCTATCACTCGCAAAGCATAGACCTTGCTACTACTCATAGCAAGTGTGAGGAAGCTTGTCTTAGCTCTTGCTCCTGCACTGCTTATTCCTATGACAATAGAAATTGCTCCGTCTGGCATGGAAAATTGCTTGGTGTCAGTCTTGATGATGGCATTGAAATTCATTCTGAAGATATTCTTTACCTTCGGCTCGCAGCCAAAGATCTGCCAACTTTGCCAAAGGACAAAAGAAAACCAAATGTTGGAGTTATCACTGCTGCAAGCATTAGTAGTTTTGGGTTTCTGATGCTCATGATGTTGCTAGCGATTTGGAGGAAAAAACTTAGGTGGTCTAGTTTGTCAGTATACGACAATCAAGGCCCCAGTGGGATTATCACATTTACATACACTGATTTAGCTCGTGCTACTAAAAACTTCTCTGAAAAGATAGGAACGGGAGGTTTTGGTTCTGTATACAAAGGAGTGTTAAGTGACTCAACTATTATAGCAGTGAAAAGGCTTGATGGTACCCGTCAGGGAGAGAAGCAATTCAGAGCCGAGGTGAGCACAATTGGACTGATCCAACATGTCAACCTAGTGAAATTGATTGGTTTCTGCTGCCAAGGAGATAACAGGTTGCTTGTATATGAACACATGTTAAACGGGTCTCTTGATAGTCATCTATTTCAGAGCGATGGCGTTGTCCTAAATTGGGAAACAAGGTACCAAATAGTCCTAGGAATGGCCAGAGGCTTGTCCTACTTGCATCGGAGTTGTCGCGAGTGCATCATACACTGTGATATTAAGCCAGAAAACATTCTTCTCGATGCATCATTTTTTCCAAAAATTGCAGACTTCGGGATGGCAACGTTTATTGGAAGGAATTTTAGCCGAGTCTTGACCACATTCAGAGGAACAATAGGTTATCTTGCCCCAGAGTGGCTTAGCGGAATTGCTATCACACCAAAAGTTGATGTTTACAGCTTTGGCATGGTACTGTTCGAGATCATATCTGGAAGGAGAAATTCAGCTGAAGAAAATAGCGGCATCAGTGATCTTGTTGAATATTTTCCTATCCAAGTAATCAGGAAGCTTCATGGGGAAGACATGCAAAGTTTGGTGGACCCAAGGTTAGAAGGCATGTTTGATTTGGAAAAGGCTGAAAGGGTATGCAAAGTAGCATTATGGTGCATCCAAGATAATGAGTCTCATCGTCCAACAATGAGTGAAGTGGTTCATGTTCTTGAGGGTCTCAACGAGATTGATCTGCTCCCGATGCCAAGACTACTTGCAGCTATAACTGAACGCCGCAATGGAACTGAAACTTCAGTGTAG